A portion of the Oxynema aestuarii AP17 genome contains these proteins:
- a CDS encoding glycosyltransferase family 4 protein — translation MKYVFVFLEIFSWEGGIQSYVKDILQAYAKIVTQTRNNPQNYLDPARVLLLRDSPGCDNPFEGNPALKFYYLKTLPPWVGRLKLAIALLLQLLFRRPQRVFCGHINLAPLVRNFCKILRISYTVLTYGKEVWEPLPPRYRQALQDADSIWTISRYSRDLACAANDLDPQKFELLPCAIDGKRFIPGEKPPELLDRYGLRGARVLMTVARLWSGDIYKGVDVTIRALPAIAQQFPDVKYLAIGRGDDQRRLAKMAQDLGVSDRVVFAGFVPTEELPDHYRVADAYIMPSREGFGIVYMEAMASGIPVLSGNDDGSAEPLQDGKLGWRVPYRDPDAVARACIEILQGGDRRCDGTWLRQETLTAFGTDAFTRRMQQLLGVSR, via the coding sequence ATGAAATATGTCTTCGTTTTCCTCGAAATTTTCTCTTGGGAAGGTGGAATTCAATCTTACGTTAAAGATATTCTTCAAGCCTATGCCAAAATCGTTACCCAAACCCGAAACAACCCTCAAAACTATTTAGACCCGGCGCGCGTCCTACTATTGCGAGATTCGCCCGGATGTGACAATCCTTTTGAAGGTAACCCTGCACTTAAATTTTATTACTTAAAAACGTTACCGCCGTGGGTCGGACGGCTGAAATTGGCGATCGCCCTCTTGTTGCAACTGCTGTTCCGCCGACCCCAGCGCGTATTCTGCGGTCATATTAATTTGGCGCCACTCGTGCGTAACTTTTGCAAAATACTCCGAATTTCGTACACCGTTTTAACTTACGGAAAGGAAGTGTGGGAACCGTTACCGCCGCGCTATCGCCAAGCATTACAAGACGCGGACAGCATCTGGACGATCAGCCGTTACAGCCGCGATCTCGCCTGCGCGGCGAACGATCTCGACCCACAAAAGTTCGAGTTACTACCTTGCGCGATCGACGGGAAACGCTTTATTCCCGGGGAAAAACCGCCGGAATTGCTCGATCGCTACGGCTTGAGGGGGGCGCGGGTATTGATGACCGTCGCCCGTTTGTGGTCCGGGGATATATACAAAGGTGTTGACGTGACGATTCGGGCGTTACCCGCGATCGCGCAGCAGTTTCCCGACGTTAAATATTTGGCGATCGGACGGGGGGACGACCAGCGCCGTTTGGCGAAAATGGCGCAAGATTTAGGGGTGAGCGATCGCGTCGTCTTCGCCGGATTCGTGCCCACGGAAGAGTTGCCCGACCATTACCGAGTGGCGGACGCCTACATCATGCCGTCTCGCGAAGGTTTCGGCATCGTCTACATGGAAGCGATGGCAAGCGGAATTCCTGTGCTCTCCGGCAACGATGACGGGTCGGCGGAACCCTTACAGGACGGCAAACTCGGCTGGCGCGTCCCCTATCGCGACCCCGACGCCGTAGCCCGCGCTTGTATCGAAATATTACAAGGAGGCGATCGCCGTTGTGACGGAACCTGGCTGCGACAAGAAACCCTCACCGCCTTCGGTACGGATGCCTTCACCCGCAGAATGCAACAACTGCTGGGAGTTTCTCGGTAG
- a CDS encoding histone deacetylase family protein, giving the protein MDLPIIYHPDYVAPLPEGHRFPMAKFGLLYELLLKDNLAHRWQFHEPELPPTDWIEFVHTPSYVQAYCKGTLDPKARRRIGLPWSAALANRTCRAVGGTILTAKLALSRGLACNNAGGTHHAFPDFGSGFCIFNDLAIAARVLQKSGMVSKVLIVDLDVHQGDGTAFIFRDDPSVFTFSMHCEANFPSRKQPSDLDVALPVGMEDDEYLQTLAKYLPDILSRVKPDLVLYDAGVDPHAGDRLGKLALSDTGIFRRDMQVLSTCIAQGYPVACVIGGGYADDMTDLVYRHSLLHRAAAQVFQQYRL; this is encoded by the coding sequence ATGGATTTACCGATTATTTATCACCCCGATTATGTTGCTCCCCTTCCGGAAGGTCATCGCTTCCCGATGGCGAAATTTGGCTTACTTTACGAGTTGCTATTAAAAGATAATTTAGCTCATCGCTGGCAATTTCACGAACCGGAGTTACCGCCGACGGACTGGATCGAGTTCGTCCATACGCCATCATACGTGCAAGCTTACTGCAAAGGTACCTTAGATCCCAAGGCACGACGGCGGATCGGACTGCCCTGGAGTGCGGCACTGGCGAACCGAACGTGTCGGGCGGTTGGCGGCACGATTTTGACGGCGAAGTTAGCGCTATCACGTGGTTTGGCGTGCAATAATGCAGGAGGAACCCATCATGCGTTTCCCGATTTCGGTTCGGGATTTTGCATTTTTAACGACCTGGCGATCGCCGCTCGCGTTTTGCAAAAATCAGGCATGGTTTCAAAGGTGTTAATCGTCGATCTCGACGTTCATCAAGGGGACGGAACGGCATTTATTTTCCGAGACGATCCGAGTGTGTTTACATTTTCCATGCACTGCGAGGCTAATTTCCCCAGTCGCAAGCAACCCAGCGATTTAGACGTTGCCCTCCCGGTGGGGATGGAAGATGACGAATACTTGCAGACTTTAGCGAAATACTTGCCCGATATTTTGTCCCGGGTCAAACCGGATTTAGTCTTGTACGATGCGGGGGTGGATCCCCACGCGGGCGATCGCCTCGGCAAACTCGCCCTCAGCGATACGGGAATTTTCCGGCGGGATATGCAAGTGCTATCGACTTGTATCGCCCAAGGATATCCAGTTGCTTGTGTCATCGGGGGCGGTTATGCGGACGACATGACCGATTTAGTCTACCGTCATTCTCTGTTGCATCGGGCGGCGGCGCAAGTGTTTCAGCAGTATCGACTTTAG
- a CDS encoding CAP domain-containing protein, with the protein MAIDIYAPSEFDNLEPEEVKLFDLVNEYRAENGLPAIRLSKALTLVANRHVLDLAENIGRVTHDWSDASFSNNPNVMWNAPQRFNTDYPGLGYENVMGYPGFNGPDMTAEVALDGWKNSTEGHRQVILNQPGPNGDWSQRNWNALGVGIYEGYAVLWFGEEGDPTGEPTRDPIAPPVTSLKPEQPVPPPLPLPPSEPVNVTPPIEQPVPPPPPPPPPIPGVTPPTEQPVPAIPEVTPPRSEITTIPLQGIYRFFDTLTGTHFYTASPKERDNIRNSLPQYNYEGSSFSTPAVPTSETAPIHRFFNTQTGTHFFTISEQEMNQVRSTLPQYNYEGVAYQAYPESGLGTTPLYRFFNAVTGTHFYTPSAEERDVVMESLPNYNYEGVAYHVFAM; encoded by the coding sequence ATGGCGATCGATATTTATGCTCCCTCCGAGTTTGATAACTTAGAACCCGAAGAGGTCAAACTTTTCGATCTCGTCAACGAATATCGGGCAGAAAACGGTTTACCTGCCATTCGCCTCTCAAAAGCACTCACCCTGGTCGCAAACCGTCACGTTCTCGATTTAGCGGAAAATATCGGACGGGTCACTCACGATTGGAGTGATGCTTCATTTTCAAATAACCCTAATGTGATGTGGAATGCTCCACAAAGGTTCAACACGGATTATCCCGGTCTAGGTTACGAAAATGTCATGGGTTATCCCGGTTTTAATGGCCCTGACATGACTGCCGAAGTTGCTCTCGATGGCTGGAAAAATAGCACTGAGGGTCATCGGCAAGTTATTCTCAATCAACCCGGTCCAAATGGAGACTGGAGTCAACGCAACTGGAATGCATTAGGGGTTGGTATTTACGAAGGATATGCTGTTTTATGGTTTGGTGAAGAAGGCGATCCGACCGGAGAACCTACGCGAGATCCGATCGCTCCTCCCGTCACGTCTTTAAAACCGGAACAACCCGTTCCACCACCACTGCCACTGCCACCGAGTGAACCAGTCAATGTAACACCACCAATTGAACAACCCGTTCCACCGCCACCGCCACCGCCACCGCCGATACCAGGGGTGACCCCACCGACCGAACAACCTGTTCCGGCGATACCAGAGGTAACCCCACCGAGATCGGAGATAACTACCATTCCTTTGCAAGGGATTTATCGTTTTTTCGATACCCTGACGGGAACTCATTTTTATACGGCATCGCCAAAGGAACGGGATAATATCAGAAATAGTTTGCCGCAATATAATTATGAGGGCAGCAGTTTTTCTACTCCTGCGGTTCCGACGTCGGAGACTGCACCGATTCACCGTTTTTTCAATACCCAAACGGGAACGCACTTTTTTACGATTTCCGAACAGGAGATGAACCAAGTTCGCTCTACCCTACCCCAATACAATTACGAAGGGGTGGCGTATCAGGCATATCCTGAGTCGGGATTGGGAACGACACCGCTTTATCGGTTTTTCAATGCGGTGACGGGGACGCATTTCTATACGCCATCGGCAGAAGAGCGCGATGTCGTGATGGAGAGCTTACCGAATTATAATTATGAAGGGGTGGCCTATCATGTTTTTGCGATGTGA
- a CDS encoding protein kinase domain-containing protein — translation MIVLSLLDARHRAPQQQWHFDLESLIRVGRAPDNEIVLDDPVVSRHHLELRRLQRTAGVAGWQLISHGTNGTFVNGQLVSQIWLADRCLIQLARGGPILQVGLSATVPGVSASAPSQGACIHENNPPNTLFCIHCGEPIHVDRTIRQYRVLKTLGQGGMGTTYLACTPSLPDGGRPQVLVLKEMNADMTRIPKAIELFEREARILEGLNHPGIPKFFDFFVEQGKKYLAMEMIHGEDLERRVFRQGPIILPQAIDWMLQTCEVLDYIHSQAPPIIHRDIKPANLLVRNLDNRIVVLDFGAVKEIGTAPGTCIGAPDYTAPEQNRGEPLIQSDLYAIGATLIFLLTGESPQKFYRLLPDGYGFNIASDPRIPPEVAATITQVTQPRPSDRYPSAIELAEALRSCV, via the coding sequence GTGATTGTCCTGAGCTTATTGGACGCGCGCCATCGAGCGCCCCAACAACAATGGCATTTCGATCTCGAGTCCCTAATTCGGGTCGGTCGCGCCCCGGATAACGAAATTGTGCTAGACGATCCGGTGGTTTCCCGACACCATCTCGAATTGCGTCGCCTCCAACGCACGGCGGGGGTCGCGGGTTGGCAGTTAATCAGTCACGGGACGAACGGCACTTTTGTGAACGGTCAGTTAGTTTCTCAAATTTGGCTCGCAGACCGTTGTTTGATTCAACTCGCCCGAGGCGGTCCAATTTTACAGGTTGGCTTGAGTGCGACCGTCCCCGGCGTGTCGGCTTCGGCGCCGTCGCAAGGGGCTTGTATCCACGAGAACAACCCGCCCAATACCCTGTTTTGCATTCACTGCGGCGAACCGATTCACGTCGATCGCACGATCCGCCAGTATCGGGTGTTGAAAACCCTCGGACAAGGCGGGATGGGAACCACTTACCTCGCCTGTACTCCTTCCTTACCGGATGGCGGACGCCCGCAAGTGCTGGTGTTGAAGGAAATGAATGCCGACATGACCCGCATTCCCAAGGCGATCGAGTTATTCGAGCGAGAAGCCCGGATTTTAGAAGGGTTAAATCATCCCGGAATTCCCAAGTTTTTCGATTTTTTTGTGGAACAGGGCAAGAAATATTTGGCGATGGAGATGATCCACGGCGAAGATTTGGAACGCCGGGTGTTTCGACAAGGCCCGATTATCTTGCCCCAGGCGATCGATTGGATGTTACAAACTTGTGAGGTCTTGGATTATATCCACTCGCAAGCGCCGCCGATTATACACAGAGATATCAAGCCCGCCAATTTGTTAGTTCGCAACCTCGACAATCGGATCGTGGTTTTGGATTTTGGCGCCGTTAAAGAAATTGGCACCGCACCGGGAACTTGCATCGGCGCGCCGGACTATACCGCCCCGGAACAAAATCGCGGCGAACCCCTGATTCAGTCGGATTTATACGCGATCGGGGCGACTTTAATCTTTTTGCTGACTGGGGAGAGTCCTCAGAAGTTTTATCGCCTGCTGCCAGACGGTTACGGCTTTAATATCGCCTCAGATCCGAGGATTCCTCCCGAGGTCGCCGCTACGATTACCCAGGTGACCCAACCGCGACCGAGCGATCGCTATCCGTCGGCGATCGAATTGGCCGAGGCGTTGAGATCTTGTGTATAA
- a CDS encoding CPBP family glutamic-type intramembrane protease: MLLFNVLKDRLVYGLTTLPNLQDWLFCFALLGLYAVIALPIGFYFDFIQVDIRRSRKAIALVMASCLLTPGISEEVCFRLLLLPHPSENASFTTVSISAIASLIAFVIYHPLNGWTLARDRCHTFTDPVFLSLASLLGLCCTIAYLKTGSIWSSVFLHWAIVVVWLLLLGGIRELGESEF, from the coding sequence ATGTTGTTATTCAATGTATTGAAAGATCGCCTAGTTTACGGATTGACAACTTTACCCAATTTACAAGATTGGTTATTTTGTTTTGCTCTTTTAGGACTGTATGCTGTCATTGCTTTACCGATTGGATTTTATTTCGATTTTATTCAAGTCGATATCCGCAGATCCAGAAAGGCGATCGCCCTAGTGATGGCGAGTTGTTTGCTCACTCCGGGAATTTCTGAGGAAGTCTGTTTTCGACTTTTACTATTACCTCACCCGAGCGAAAATGCTTCATTTACGACTGTTTCAATTTCGGCGATCGCCAGCTTAATTGCTTTTGTGATTTATCATCCCCTAAATGGCTGGACTCTGGCACGCGATCGCTGTCATACCTTTACCGATCCCGTCTTTTTATCCCTAGCCAGTTTATTAGGACTTTGCTGTACGATCGCCTATCTAAAAACAGGTTCGATCTGGTCTTCAGTGTTTCTCCATTGGGCGATCGTCGTCGTTTGGTTACTCCTTTTAGGAGGCATCCGCGAGTTAGGAGAGTCAGAATTCTGA
- the ligA gene encoding NAD-dependent DNA ligase LigA, whose protein sequence is MSTPSVETQEWVKQLRKQLQKASYAYYVLDNPIMEDAIYDRLYRELQDLENQYPQLVTPDSPTQRVGERPATQFQSVRHNIPLYSLENAFNVEEFAQWQQRWQRVVPKEEFAYVCELKIDGSAIALTYENGILVRGATRGDGEYGEDITQNIKTIRAIPLRLTADPPPAVVEVRGEAFLPLDVFHKINREREANGEQPFANPRNAAAGTLRQLDSRVVAERHLDCFAYTLHIPGEEETEMAATQWDALEQLHALGFKVNPNRVLCRSLDEVRDYYDRWEGDREALPYMTDGVVVKLNDKGLQAELGFTQKFPRWAVALKYAAEEAPTVVEGVTVQVGRTGALTPVAELSPVQLAGTTVSRASLHNSDRLAQLDLHLGDTAIVRKAGEIIPEVVRILPELRPQGAIRFQMPDRCPECGEPVVKPQSEAVTRCINASCPAILRGALIHWGSRDALDINGLGEKLVEQMVDRGLVRSVPDLYDVTVEELAKLERFGKKSAQNLVNAIAESKTKPWSRVLYGLGIRHVGGVNAQLLAEKFPDVDRLASASIADIEGIYGIGLEIANSVYQWFRVCANQGAIDRLKTIGVQLSQQPQTETTGDRARSSNLTGKTFVLTGTLPSLKRSEAKQIIENAGGKVTGSVSRKTDYVVVGEEAGSKLAKAQELGITLLTEEQLLDLVEN, encoded by the coding sequence GTGTCAACGCCCTCAGTGGAAACCCAAGAGTGGGTCAAACAACTGCGAAAACAACTGCAGAAAGCCAGTTACGCCTACTACGTCCTCGACAATCCCATTATGGAAGATGCGATTTACGATCGCCTCTACCGGGAATTGCAAGACTTAGAAAACCAATACCCGCAACTGGTGACGCCGGACAGTCCCACCCAGCGTGTCGGCGAACGACCCGCCACCCAATTTCAATCGGTTCGTCACAATATCCCCCTCTACAGCCTCGAAAATGCCTTTAACGTCGAGGAGTTCGCCCAATGGCAGCAACGGTGGCAACGGGTCGTCCCCAAAGAAGAATTTGCGTATGTCTGCGAGTTAAAAATTGACGGTTCGGCGATCGCCCTCACCTATGAAAACGGGATTTTGGTACGCGGGGCGACCCGGGGCGATGGAGAATACGGCGAGGACATTACCCAGAATATAAAAACGATTCGGGCGATTCCCCTGCGTCTGACCGCAGACCCTCCGCCCGCCGTCGTCGAAGTGCGCGGCGAAGCCTTTCTACCCTTGGATGTTTTTCACAAAATTAATCGAGAACGGGAAGCCAACGGGGAACAGCCGTTCGCCAATCCGCGCAATGCGGCGGCGGGAACCTTGCGCCAGTTAGATTCGCGGGTAGTTGCCGAACGGCATTTAGATTGTTTTGCGTATACGTTGCATATTCCAGGCGAAGAAGAAACCGAGATGGCGGCCACCCAGTGGGACGCCCTGGAACAGTTGCACGCGCTGGGGTTTAAGGTCAATCCCAATCGGGTCTTATGCCGATCGCTGGATGAAGTGAGAGACTATTACGATCGCTGGGAGGGCGATCGCGAGGCGCTGCCTTATATGACCGATGGGGTGGTCGTCAAACTCAATGACAAAGGATTGCAAGCAGAACTCGGCTTTACACAGAAGTTCCCCCGTTGGGCGGTCGCCCTCAAATATGCCGCCGAAGAGGCGCCGACCGTCGTGGAAGGGGTGACTGTCCAAGTCGGTCGAACGGGGGCGCTGACGCCCGTTGCGGAGTTGTCTCCGGTGCAGTTGGCGGGGACGACGGTCTCGCGGGCGTCATTACACAACAGCGATCGCCTCGCCCAATTAGACCTCCATCTCGGCGATACGGCGATCGTCCGCAAAGCTGGGGAAATTATCCCGGAAGTCGTGCGAATTTTGCCGGAATTACGCCCGCAAGGGGCGATTCGCTTCCAAATGCCCGATCGCTGTCCCGAATGCGGCGAACCTGTGGTCAAACCGCAAAGTGAGGCGGTGACGCGCTGCATTAATGCCTCTTGTCCGGCGATTTTGCGCGGGGCACTGATCCATTGGGGAAGCCGGGATGCTTTGGATATCAACGGTTTGGGAGAAAAATTAGTCGAGCAAATGGTCGATCGCGGCCTCGTGCGATCGGTGCCGGATTTATATGATGTTACTGTCGAAGAATTGGCGAAATTAGAGCGATTTGGCAAAAAGTCGGCGCAAAATTTAGTCAACGCGATCGCCGAATCCAAAACTAAGCCCTGGTCGCGGGTATTGTACGGCTTGGGAATTCGCCATGTCGGTGGCGTCAACGCCCAATTATTGGCGGAAAAATTCCCCGATGTCGATCGTCTCGCCAGTGCCTCGATCGCCGATATAGAAGGGATTTACGGCATCGGTTTGGAAATTGCCAATTCAGTTTATCAATGGTTTCGCGTCTGTGCCAATCAAGGGGCGATCGATCGCTTGAAAACGATCGGCGTGCAGTTATCGCAACAACCGCAAACGGAAACGACGGGCGATCGCGCGCGATCGTCAAACTTAACTGGAAAAACTTTTGTTCTTACCGGAACGTTACCCAGTTTAAAGCGTAGCGAAGCCAAGCAAATCATCGAAAATGCGGGAGGAAAAGTTACGGGTTCGGTCAGTCGTAAAACGGATTATGTAGTGGTGGGAGAAGAGGCCGGATCGAAGTTAGCAAAAGCCCAGGAATTAGGGATTACTTTATTGACGGAAGAACAGTTATTAGATTTAGTCGAAAATTGA